Within the Wolbachia pipientis genome, the region TTAGAAGAAAAGCAGATGTATTTTTTACCTAATGGACTACCAAGGAAAGTTGAATTTAGTTTGAGTTTAAAGAGCTATAGATGACTATGTATTATGTGAGCAAAGAAAATGAAATGCTAGATCTGATTTGCTGGAAACATTATGGATACAGTAGCGGAGCAGTGGAAATAGTATTAGAAGAAAACCCTGGACTTGTGGAATATGGAAGCTTTTTACCGGCAGGATTAAAGATAAAGTTCCCTACTATTCAGAAAACAATACAAAAGTCAAAATTAAAGGTCTGGGAATAAATGCAGCCAGATTTTATAATAGATAAATGTGAATCAATTAAAGATAGAGTTATATCATTGCGCCTTACTGATGAATCTGGGACAATAGACGATGTAGTTGAAGTGTGTGTTGATTACAGAGATGAAAACTTAAATATTCCGAATGAATTGAATATTGCTCTAGGTTATAGAGAAACAGGTGTGTTGCCAATGGGTGTATATACAGTCAACGAAGTTACGATACAAGACCCACCTAAGACTCTACTGATCAAAGCTCATGCAACAAATTTAAGACTGTCATTAAAAGAGAAAGTATCTAAAGAACGGCATCAAATTACTCTAGGTAACTTGGTTAAGGAAATAGCCCACAAGCACGGATATGGATACAGAGTTGCAGAAGAGTTTGAAAATGTGTTGATTCCACATATTAACCAAATAGAAGAAAGTGATATAAGTTTATTAACAAAAATAGCAATAGAATACGGAGCAGTGGCAAAGCTAGCTGGCGGATACATACTTTTTATTCCAAAAGGCAAAGCAAAGTCGGCAACTGGAAAAGCTCTAGGAACAACAGCTATTAGACCTCAAGACACGATAAATTGGAAAGTGCATTTTACCGTAAGCAGGTACAACTCAGTGATTGCAAAATGGCATAGCTATGAAAGAGGTGAAACTATATCAGAAACAGTTGGCTCTGGTAGTCCAAGTTATACCATACAAACGCTTTACTCTAATGTAGAATCAGCATTAAGTGCAGCAAATGCTAAGTTAAAACAACTAAAGCGAAATAATGCAGTATTGGATATCACTATGCCTGGTAATCCAGAATTATTTGCAGAGGCGAAACTTAGCTTATTAGAATTTCATCAAGATATAGACGGTGAATGGATAATTGACAGAGCAGAACACGTATTAGATGGTTCAGGTTATCGCACTGCATTATCAGCATCAACGTTAAGAGAAAATAAGTAAAACAAATATTTAATGTTAAGAAAAGTGTTAAACATGAGCAAAGATCCAAGAAATAAGCTACACTTTTGGTGGGTTATAGTAACAGTAGTATGCGTTATTATTACCTGTTGCTATGTGAAAGCAAAAGCTACAGACAATTATAAAACAATACTGCGGATTGCATCTGAAAATTGTAACTTAGAAATTGTGAAGTTTTCAGTAGAAAATTTATTAGATATAGATACGCAAATTTCTAAACTTACTACACTACATTATGCTGCAGGAGAAGGATGCTTAGAAGTTGTCAAGTTTTTGATAGACGAAGGAATTAATGTAAATATTATCAACGGGTATGGAAGTACAGCGCTTCACAATGCTGCATATCGAGGAAATTTAGAAATCATAAGGGTTTTATTGGAGAAAGGTGTAAATCCTACAATTAGAAATAAAGATGGAAAAAACCCAAGAGATGTAGCTGTACTAAGATCACGGCACAACAAAGATAAACCTTACAGAGAAATTATTAAGCTACTTGCAAATGCAGAGGAACAGCATAAATCAAAATAGTAGTTACTAAATTAGCTATCCATAATAAATTCATATTTTAAATGATTATGCAAAATCAAAAAATCCCAATTACAGTAATTATCACGTTATTAATCCAAACCGTAGCAATCATATGGTGGTTATCCAAATTAGACTCAAGGGTACAGCTTCACGATAAACTTATTGAATATGGTTTAATGGAAAAAGTGTTAGTACTTGAGGAAAGGGTAAAAAATCTTTCTGAAGAACTGGATGATTTTAAAGCTAGCAACTTAAAATGTGGGTAATCAATTTTCTATTAATGGCGTATAAGGCTTAGATTGCGATTGACGATCTTTCCAATTTTCAACGTATTGTTCAACTAATGAAGGGCTTCCTGTTATAACCAGTAGATTCTCAGCATTTTTTTTCTGTGCCGCATCGGAAAAATTAAAAGATCCAGTTATGATTTTTTGATTATCAATGATCATAATTTTGCTGTGTGAAATTGCAGGTTTATAGTCTATGTATACCGGTATCTTTTGATAAAACAATTCATTGATGACACTGTATTTTGATCTGACCTGTGATTCATCTAGAATAACCTTAATATCGATACCACGTTTTTTTGCTCTAATTAAAGATTGTGCAATTGGCTTTGAAGTAAACGTATATGCCTGAATTAATATGAATTTTTGAGCTTGATCTATAGCATTGGTTATTTGTTCGGCACAATTTCCTCTAGGTGTGAAGCAAACTGTAGTTTTTGGGCAAGTAACACAACCTGATAAAAGAAAACAAGTTAATAAAACCAATAAATATCTAAACATGACTAAATACATCCTTTCAGTAGATGGCGGAGGCATAAGGGGTATAATACCAGCAATGATACTAGCAGAAATAGAAAAAAGAACAAGAAAGAGGGTAGCTGAAATCTTTGATCTGATGGCTGGTACTTCAACCGGTGGCATTGTTGTAGCAGGGTTATGCAAGAAAGATGAACAAGGAAATCCTCAATACTCTGCAAATGATTTGGTTGAGCTCTACCAGAGATATGGATCATATATTTTCAAATCTTCATTCTTCAGGCGATCAATATTATCTTGGTTTAACTGCGCACAATACCCATACGAAAACATCGAGTTGATATTGGACAAGTATTTTGGTGACGATATTCTCAAAAACACTTTAAGTAAGGTGTTGATTACAAGTTATGATATTAACAACAACTATCCTTTCTTTTTAAGAACTGGAGAGAAGATAGAAATTTTATCAGGCTAAAAGATGCACTCAGAGCTGCAACGGCTGCACCTACTTATTTCATACCAAAACATCTAAAAATTAACCAGATAAACAGAGTATTAGTGGATGGCGGGGTGTTTGCCAATAATCCAGCGGCTTGTGCATATGCAAGTGGTAAGAGGTTATTTCCAAATGATGATATTCTACTGTTATCGATAGGTACTGGAAGAACAGATAGAAGTATAGAGTATGCCTATTCAAAGAGATTTGGAAAAATAGGATGGATCAAGCCACTACTGAATGTGATGTTTGCTTCAAGTTTAGATGCAGTAAATTATCAGCTGGATCAAGTTATAGGTAGTAGATATTTAAGAATACAGTCACAGCTAAAAATAGCATCACCTGACATGGATAATATTACATCAAAAAATATCAAATCTCTTCAGCAAGAGGCAGAGGCAATGATAGAGGACAATCAGAAAATGATAGAAAAATTCTGCACAGAAGTGTTAAATATATAACTATTTTTGCTTATATCTTAATATATTATTTAACACTCCCAACCATCTTTAACACAATTCAATTTTCACACTCATCAGCAGTTAGGCCACTTGCTCGCACAATAATATCAATAGCAACACCTTCCTTAACTAGATCTTTTGCAATCTTGATTTTCTCTGCTTTTTTAACCTTTTCTTTACCAGTTTGCATTCCTTCAGATAAAGATCTGGCTACCGTATCCAGTAATTCTTGATCCTCAATTTTTTCGCATTTACCTACAAATCTCAAAACTGGCTCATTTTCATATTCTGTTAGTCCAAGAGCTTTAATGTTAACTGATAATGTCTTTGCTATCTTATATAATATTTCAATTGGAATGTCTGTATATCCTCGTTCATAGTCGTGTATTTCTTTAGGTGTTGAACCGATTTTATTTGCCAAGTCCTCCTGAGTGTATTCCCGTATTAATCTCTGCTCTTTTATCCTTTTCCCCACTTTGTAGAGTATAGAATCAGTACAAATTTCTTTCTCTATATCATCATACTCATAAGTAGATAAGCGAGTCACTTGGGAAATAATATCAACTGAAACTCCTTCTTTCACTAGATTCTTTGCTACTTCTATTTTTGCTTCTTCTTGACTAATTTTCTCGCTAATATATACAAACCTTACTAATGGATACAGCTTCTTGCGTAATTCCTGATCCTTAATTTCTCTATGTATTTTTGTTAGATAGACTATTTCTTTATCCTCATCTTCATACCAACCGTTTTCTCTTAGTACTGTTGGTCCTGGAAGTAGATCTACAACATTGACTGACAATGCTTCTGCTATTATATACGATTCTTTGATTGTAATAGCCTTGCACCCTAGTTCAAAGTTATGTATTTCCTTATGTGTTAAACCAATTTTGCTTGCTAATTTTGCCTGAGTATACCCTTGTACTATCCTACAATCTTCTATTTTTTTCCCTAGCTCGTAGCTTACTGAGCCAATATGCTCTGAATTATCATAGATAAATCCTCTAAAAGCTGTTTTTCCTACAGAAGCAAACATATATTCTATCACAAAAAATCCACTATTGGCTAAGTTTTTATGAAATCACAAAAATTTCTCAATCATATAATTTGATAAGCCTGTCGTTTGCAAGATAATATCAACAGAAATTCCTTCTTTCACTAAATTCCTTGCAACTTCAATCTTCTTTTCCTCTCTAACCTTTCCTCTACAAACATGTATACCTTCAAATAAAGACTTGATTAGCATATCGCGTAATTCCTGACTCTCAATCTTTTTGTATTCTTCTATCAAGTTTGATAGCTTTTCTTCCGCTTCACTATCCTCATCTGATTCGGGAAGTAGATCTATGATACTGATTGATAATACCTTTGCTATTTCATCTAACATTTCAAGTGAAACAGCAGCTCTCCCTTGTTCATACTCGTATATTCCTTGATTTGTTATGCCAACTTTATTCGCTAAATCTTTTTGTGTATATCCTCGTATCAATCTCCACTCTTTTATCCTTTGCCCTACTTTGTATGGAACCGGAATTTTGTTTTCCTCATACTCACCAATAGATAAGTTAGTTGTTCGAGAGATAACATGAGCAGAAACTCCTACTTTCATCAAACCCCTTGCTACTTCTATTTTTACCGCTTTTCTGCTTCTTTCCTCACTCAAACGAATAAATTTGGTTAATAAATAAAATACCTCGCTTAATTCTTTATCTTTATAACCCTTTATTAAATTTAATATTTCTTCATCTTCAAAATATCTTTTTTCATTTGGTAGTGTCTCTCCACAAACTAGACCTTTAACATTTACTGATAATGCTTTTGCTATAGCATATAACTTCTTAATTGGAATTTTACGACTCCCTTTTTCATATTGCAGTATTGCCCAGTACTTTACACCAACCTTCTCCGCTAAATCCTTTTGAGTATACCCTCTCTCTAACCTCCAGCTTTTCACTTTTTGCCCTACCTCACAGTCTAGACTTTTTTTCATACAAAGAACCATACATATAATATTTTCTACTATAGCTCAGATATAATGGTAGACTCTGGAACCTTAAAATAAATGAATTAAAGCCCCCTAAAAGTTTCTTTACTATTTTCACGTACTTTATCTACCCATGAAGACAATTTTTCACTTGGGCTATCAACCTCCTTCATAAGCTGCTTGCTATTCCATATGCCACATCTCATAAAACTTCCCTTTTCTACTGCTTCTTTAAGTTTTACTCCAGCAAAAAGACAATTTTTTCCAATTTCTTCCCCTCTTTGTTGTAGTTTAGCCCACATTTCCTTGTTTTCTACTCTTACTTGTACTTGATCATATTTTTTTACATCATGGTACAATATAATATTTAGTTTACCAGCGCTTGTAGGAATTTCTAACACAACAGAGCTACCATCTGATACATCAACGTAATTTCTTACACCTCCTTCCTCCCTTCTGATCTCAACTGCATCATTGCCTATTTTTAAAATATTACTTCTTAACTCTCTATTTGCTTCCAGTATTTTGGTTACTTCTATTTTGCTATCTTCGGAAAATTCTATATACGATGTTGTATTATCTATCTCAACATCTATTAATTCTCCTTCTTGCACAGCACTTTCGCCAGCTTTCTCTAGTTCTTCTAGTCTCTCATCTATCTGTGGCTGAACTTCTGGTTGTAGCTCATTATAGATTTCACCTATCAATTTATTCTCCAATAAAGTATCATGAAACTCTGCGCCGCTTAGCATTAATTTGCGTATTAGCTTTTTTCGATCACTTTTTTCTAATTTATGAAAATGTGTACCTAATACTATATATTCTGCAAAGCTCCACTCTCCATCATTACATGCATTTAGCCTTCCTCCAGAAGCTAGTACTTTGTCTATAACTTTGTGCAATTCATTTACATTCTTTGCCTCTACCACTTCACTTTTAAACCAGCTCAAAGTTTCACTTTCACCTGCACTCGGCTTTATTTTTTTCAAAGCTGAAGCAAATGGATTTTTATCTTCTTGATCACTTACAGGTTTTGTGCCATAAACATAGTCAAATCCTTTCCCATAGTTGATTTGGTTTTCGCGAACTTCTCTACCAGGGAAAGGTGCTATTTCTTCAGGCTTTTTAGCCTTATTAATTTTGCTTACAAAGGTGGATTGCTCCTTAGTACGACCAATTCCTATAATCGCATTTAACATCTCACCTTTTGATAATCTATCAAGATCAACGTTTAATTCGTAAACACCCCCTTCTTGATCATCAAAAGGTACAATTATTTTATTAACCATATTAGCCTCCGCTATTAAATATACTTTACTAAATCTACAACCGACTTTATTACTTTATTATTAATTCAATATATACTTTTTCATTAATTATAAATAATGATTAATGTATTTGCAAATACTTTCTTCATTCAAATAGTTAAACAACTCATGAAAATCTTCAAACATCTGCTTTATAACAGTCCTTGCTCTTTAAAGCTAAAATACCCAACACTTGTGATGATAATGTGATCCATTAACCTAATCCCTATAGTCTGACAAGCTTTAGCCAAGTCTTTAGTTACAGCTTCATCCTCATCAGATGGCTTTAACCTTCCTTCTGGGTGGTTATGCGATATTATTATTGACATCGCTTTTCTTATTAATGCCTTTCTTGTTACTTCTCTTATGTAAAAAGGTACCTTATCCACTGTACCAGTGAACACTTCTTCCCCCTTTAAACGGCACTTTTGATCAAAATATATTATTTTCATCTTTTCCTCCTCTGAATAACCAATACTCACCCTTAAATATTTTACTATGGTTTCCAAGTTATCCATTACAGGTCCTTTCTTTAACTCTTCTCTTGGTACTCTCTTTGCAGCTTCCTTTAGACATAAAATTACTGCTACTGTAGAATCAGTTATCCCTTCTATAGTTTTCAAGTCATCTATTTCCTGGCCTAAAACTCCTCCTATTCCAAAACTATCTATTAGCTTTCTAGCAATAATTCGAGCTTCTTCCCTGTCATGCACTGCACTTAGAAACGTTTCTATTACTTCACGATCAAGTAGTGCTTTACCGTTGCTTTCTAATGCTCTGAATTCTATTTCTTCTCTACGATCTTTACTATTTTCCTTATTTTTCATAAAAATTACCCTTCACTAACAACAAACTTTTTTTAGATATTTACTGCTGTTTTTTATCAGCATTGGCATAAAGCCATAGCTTTTGAGTGAAGTCAAATCAATTTTTAAATCTTTTTTACTTATTTTTTCATCAAAAAGTAAAGATGTTAATAGATGCTGATTTTTTTATTTTAAACTTGTTGAATTTTGTCCAAAGAGATGCCTACTGTTTTTAAAATAATATTGATAGAAATCCCTTCTTTAACTAAATTCTTTGCAATTTTCATCTTTTCTACTTTCTTCACTTTCTCTTTGCAAATTTGTATGCTTTCAAACAGAGATTTTATTAGTACAT harbors:
- a CDS encoding tail protein X produces the protein MTMYYVSKENEMLDLICWKHYGYSSGAVEIVLEENPGLVEYGSFLPAGLKIKFPTIQKTIQKSKLKVWE
- a CDS encoding phage tail protein encodes the protein MQPDFIIDKCESIKDRVISLRLTDESGTIDDVVEVCVDYRDENLNIPNELNIALGYRETGVLPMGVYTVNEVTIQDPPKTLLIKAHATNLRLSLKEKVSKERHQITLGNLVKEIAHKHGYGYRVAEEFENVLIPHINQIEESDISLLTKIAIEYGAVAKLAGGYILFIPKGKAKSATGKALGTTAIRPQDTINWKVHFTVSRYNSVIAKWHSYERGETISETVGSGSPSYTIQTLYSNVESALSAANAKLKQLKRNNAVLDITMPGNPELFAEAKLSLLEFHQDIDGEWIIDRAEHVLDGSGYRTALSASTLRENK
- a CDS encoding ankyrin repeat domain-containing protein, coding for MLNMSKDPRNKLHFWWVIVTVVCVIITCCYVKAKATDNYKTILRIASENCNLEIVKFSVENLLDIDTQISKLTTLHYAAGEGCLEVVKFLIDEGINVNIINGYGSTALHNAAYRGNLEIIRVLLEKGVNPTIRNKDGKNPRDVAVLRSRHNKDKPYREIIKLLANAEEQHKSK
- a CDS encoding phospholipase D family protein, giving the protein MFRYLLVLLTCFLLSGCVTCPKTTVCFTPRGNCAEQITNAIDQAQKFILIQAYTFTSKPIAQSLIRAKKRGIDIKVILDESQVRSKYSVINELFYQKIPVYIDYKPAISHSKIMIIDNQKIITGSFNFSDAAQKKNAENLLVITGSPSLVEQYVENWKDRQSQSKPYTPLIEN
- a CDS encoding transcriptional regulator yields the protein MFASVGKTAFRGFIYDNSEHIGSVSYELGKKIEDCRIVQGYTQAKLASKIGLTHKEIHNFELGCKAITIKESYIIAEALSVNVVDLLPGPTVLRENGWYEDEDKEIVYLTKIHREIKDQELRKKLYPLVRFVYISEKISQEEAKIEVAKNLVKEGVSVDIISQVTRLSTYEYDDIEKEICTDSILYKVGKRIKEQRLIREYTQEDLANKIGSTPKEIHDYERGYTDIPIEILYKIAKTLSVNIKALGLTEYENEPVLRFVGKCEKIEDQELLDTVARSLSEGMQTGKEKVKKAEKIKIAKDLVKEGVAIDIIVRASGLTADECEN
- a CDS encoding helix-turn-helix domain-containing protein codes for the protein MKKSLDCEVGQKVKSWRLERGYTQKDLAEKVGVKYWAILQYEKGSRKIPIKKLYAIAKALSVNVKGLVCGETLPNEKRYFEDEEILNLIKGYKDKELSEVFYLLTKFIRLSEERSRKAVKIEVARGLMKVGVSAHVISRTTNLSIGEYEENKIPVPYKVGQRIKEWRLIRGYTQKDLANKVGITNQGIYEYEQGRAAVSLEMLDEIAKVLSISIIDLLPESDEDSEAEEKLSNLIEEYKKIESQELRDMLIKSLFEGIHVCRGKVREEKKIEVARNLVKEGISVDIILQTTGLSNYMIEKFL
- the radC gene encoding DNA repair protein RadC; its protein translation is MKNKENSKDRREEIEFRALESNGKALLDREVIETFLSAVHDREEARIIARKLIDSFGIGGVLGQEIDDLKTIEGITDSTVAVILCLKEAAKRVPREELKKGPVMDNLETIVKYLRVSIGYSEEEKMKIIYFDQKCRLKGEEVFTGTVDKVPFYIREVTRKALIRKAMSIIISHNHPEGRLKPSDEDEAVTKDLAKACQTIGIRLMDHIIITSVGYFSFKEQGLL